Proteins from a single region of Corynebacterium pseudogenitalium:
- a CDS encoding Bax inhibitor-1/YccA family membrane protein, which produces MSSNNPVLKTLQGVDSQRGTGYQGYGAANPYEQAPMGASAGTVSEDRPMTVDDVVTKTGITLAVIVAFAVINFGLYLGGYGSIASILTLVGAVAGFVLVMIHAFGKKYGSPVITLAYAAAEGLFLGGFSFAITGQFSVAGADAGALIFQAILGTFGVFAGMLVVYRTGAIRVTPRFNRILTAAIFGVLILVVGNLLLSIFTGMNPLRGGGTIAIVFSLVCIVLGALAFLQDFDVADKLVRMGAPSQAAWGVALGLAVTLVWLYTEILRLLSYFQQR; this is translated from the coding sequence GTGAGTAGCAACAACCCTGTATTGAAAACTCTGCAGGGAGTAGATTCCCAACGTGGCACTGGGTACCAGGGGTACGGTGCCGCGAACCCGTACGAGCAAGCACCCATGGGTGCATCGGCGGGCACCGTGTCTGAGGACCGTCCAATGACGGTTGACGACGTTGTCACTAAAACCGGCATTACCCTTGCCGTAATTGTCGCCTTTGCAGTAATTAACTTCGGACTGTACCTCGGTGGGTACGGCTCCATTGCCAGCATTCTGACGCTGGTCGGTGCCGTCGCCGGTTTCGTCCTCGTGATGATTCACGCATTTGGCAAAAAGTACGGTTCCCCAGTTATTACCCTGGCGTACGCGGCTGCTGAGGGCCTGTTCCTTGGTGGGTTCTCATTCGCCATCACCGGGCAGTTCAGTGTCGCCGGCGCGGACGCAGGCGCGTTAATCTTCCAGGCGATCTTGGGCACCTTCGGTGTCTTCGCGGGCATGCTTGTGGTCTATCGCACCGGTGCCATTCGCGTTACCCCGCGGTTTAATCGGATCCTCACCGCAGCCATTTTCGGCGTGCTCATCCTGGTTGTCGGCAACCTCTTGTTGAGCATCTTTACAGGCATGAATCCGCTTCGCGGTGGTGGCACCATCGCCATCGTGTTTAGCCTGGTCTGCATCGTGCTGGGCGCACTTGCGTTCCTGCAGGACTTTGACGTCGCCGATAAGTTGGTGCGCATGGGCGCCCCATCGCAGGCGGCCTGGGGCGTTGCACTTGGCCTGGCAGTGACTCTGGTGTGGCTCTACACCGAGATCCTGCGCCTGCTGTCTTACTTCCAACAGCGATAG
- the greA gene encoding transcription elongation factor GreA, whose translation MAQTQQQYITPEMKAKLEAELQQLIDNRPVIAAEINERREEGDLKENAGYDAAREQQDQEEARIKQISELLANSTTERSGIVEGVAHVGSVVHVYYNNDENDKETFLIGTRAASTDNEDLETYSENSPLGAAVVGASEGETRTYNAPNGREISVTIVSAEPYDSVKASTPRAK comes from the coding sequence ATGGCGCAAACTCAGCAGCAGTACATCACCCCGGAGATGAAGGCCAAGCTTGAAGCTGAGCTTCAGCAGCTCATCGACAATCGCCCTGTCATCGCAGCCGAAATTAACGAACGCCGTGAAGAAGGCGACCTCAAGGAAAACGCTGGCTACGACGCCGCGCGTGAGCAGCAGGACCAGGAAGAAGCTCGCATTAAGCAGATTTCCGAACTGCTGGCTAACTCCACCACGGAGCGCTCCGGCATCGTCGAGGGTGTAGCCCACGTAGGTTCCGTCGTGCACGTCTACTACAACAATGACGAAAATGATAAGGAAACGTTCCTGATCGGTACCCGCGCGGCTTCGACGGACAACGAGGACCTGGAGACCTACTCGGAGAACTCTCCGCTCGGCGCAGCCGTAGTCGGTGCTTCCGAGGGTGAAACCCGCACCTACAACGCCCCAAATGGCCGAGAGATTTCGGTAACAATCGTCTCCGCAGAACCGTATGATTCTGTTAAGGCTTCCACGCCACGGGCGAAGTAG
- a CDS encoding DUF4307 domain-containing protein, which translates to MTSPSRPTSRYGSSTTPTATKRSNAAGRIVALIAIGLVVVLLYSVFDYFKKQESRTVTADFISLEAVDDNTTRMWIDVSRKDVEAPSYCIVTAVNYAHAEVGRREVVLPAGGQELERVAVELPVREPAVSGRVYGCSDNLPFYMDPTSTFYDAR; encoded by the coding sequence GTGACTTCTCCCAGTCGCCCAACATCCCGATACGGCTCCAGCACCACCCCGACAGCCACGAAACGCAGCAACGCCGCTGGCCGGATCGTCGCGCTGATCGCCATCGGCCTCGTCGTCGTGCTGCTTTACAGTGTCTTTGACTACTTCAAGAAGCAGGAGTCCCGCACCGTCACTGCGGATTTCATCTCGCTCGAAGCTGTTGACGACAACACCACACGCATGTGGATCGATGTATCACGCAAAGACGTCGAGGCCCCTTCGTACTGCATCGTCACTGCGGTCAACTACGCGCATGCCGAAGTTGGGCGTCGAGAAGTAGTACTCCCCGCAGGCGGGCAGGAGCTCGAGCGGGTCGCCGTCGAACTACCGGTGCGCGAGCCGGCAGTCTCAGGACGTGTCTACGGCTGCTCGGACAATCTGCCGTTCTACATGGACCCCACCAGCACCTTTTACGACGCCCGCTAA
- the mca gene encoding mycothiol conjugate amidase Mca, whose protein sequence is MAGLRLMAIHAHPDDESSKGAATMAKYASEGNRVLVVTCTDGRRGDILNPAMDRPGVLENILEVREQEMAEAAAALGVEHQWMGYEDSGLPQGDPLPPLPEGSFATQDPEAVTAHLVESIREFRPHVIITYDENGGYPHPDHLMVHEISMLAWDKAGDPSFAPEAGQAWTPLKLYYSHGFILQRMRLLQDRLYAQGKKSPYELMIQRWEENKADVMSRVTTRVECAEYFPQRAAALTAHATQIDPAGAFLASPVEDQQEVWPTEEFELARTRVASTLPEDDLFAGIDPKTADALAEGFGQER, encoded by the coding sequence GTGGCCGGCTTGCGCTTGATGGCGATCCACGCACACCCAGACGACGAGTCCTCTAAAGGTGCAGCAACGATGGCAAAATACGCATCGGAGGGGAACCGGGTGCTCGTCGTCACATGTACTGACGGGCGACGAGGCGACATCTTGAACCCTGCGATGGATCGGCCGGGCGTGCTGGAGAACATCCTCGAGGTCCGGGAGCAGGAGATGGCGGAGGCCGCGGCGGCCCTCGGCGTGGAACATCAGTGGATGGGGTACGAAGACTCGGGTCTGCCACAAGGCGACCCGCTGCCCCCGCTGCCGGAAGGCTCGTTCGCGACCCAAGACCCGGAGGCAGTGACGGCGCATCTCGTCGAGTCGATTCGAGAGTTCAGGCCGCATGTCATCATTACCTACGACGAAAACGGTGGCTACCCGCACCCCGACCACTTGATGGTCCACGAAATCTCGATGCTGGCCTGGGACAAGGCGGGAGATCCATCCTTTGCTCCTGAAGCAGGGCAGGCGTGGACGCCATTGAAGCTGTACTACAGCCATGGATTTATCCTGCAGCGGATGCGTCTTCTGCAGGACCGCTTGTACGCGCAGGGAAAGAAGAGCCCGTACGAGCTGATGATTCAGCGGTGGGAAGAAAACAAAGCGGATGTGATGAGTCGCGTGACCACAAGGGTGGAGTGCGCGGAGTACTTCCCCCAGCGTGCAGCAGCGCTGACGGCACATGCGACACAGATTGATCCGGCGGGCGCGTTTTTGGCGAGCCCAGTTGAGGACCAGCAGGAGGTATGGCCGACAGAAGAGTTTGAGTTGGCCAGAACTCGCGTAGCATCAACGTTGCCGGAAGATGATCTCTTCGCCGGTATTGACCCGAAGACCGCGGACGCGCTCGCTGAAGGTTTCGGGCAAGAGCGCTAA
- a CDS encoding isoprenyl transferase, producing MSSLQKILYPLYEARLKRELKGKKRPKHIAVMADGNRRWAREAGFTDVSHGHRVGGAKIGELVRWSAEMDVDVVTIYLLSTENLQRTSEEVELLFDIISEVIEDLATQSYSCKVRLVGHLELLPDEVAERMRRSADTTTGKAGLTVNIAVGYGGRQEIVDAVRSLISDAAASGCSVDELVNAVTVESVSQHLYTSGQPDPDLVIRTSGEQRLSGFLLWQAAYSEIWFTDTYWPAFRKIDFLRALREYSQRSRRFGK from the coding sequence GTGAGTAGCCTCCAAAAAATTCTGTATCCGCTGTATGAAGCGCGCCTGAAGCGTGAGCTGAAGGGCAAGAAACGCCCGAAGCACATCGCGGTCATGGCGGACGGCAACCGACGGTGGGCCCGTGAGGCTGGGTTCACCGATGTTTCTCATGGCCACCGGGTGGGTGGGGCGAAGATCGGCGAACTTGTGCGGTGGTCGGCGGAAATGGACGTGGACGTCGTTACGATCTACCTGTTATCAACGGAGAATTTGCAACGGACTTCGGAAGAAGTTGAGCTGCTGTTCGACATTATTTCCGAGGTGATCGAGGACCTTGCGACGCAGTCTTACTCCTGCAAGGTTCGGCTCGTAGGGCACCTGGAGCTCTTGCCGGATGAGGTTGCAGAAAGGATGCGCCGATCTGCCGACACCACCACAGGCAAAGCTGGCCTGACCGTCAACATTGCGGTGGGGTACGGCGGCAGGCAAGAAATTGTCGACGCCGTTCGCAGCCTCATTAGCGACGCCGCTGCCAGCGGCTGCAGCGTGGACGAACTGGTCAACGCAGTGACCGTCGAGTCCGTGTCGCAGCACCTGTACACCTCAGGTCAGCCCGATCCAGACTTAGTGATCCGGACGTCGGGGGAGCAGCGCCTCTCCGGCTTCCTACTGTGGCAGGCGGCGTACTCCGAGATCTGGTTTACGGACACGTACTGGCCCGCGTTCCGCAAGATTGACTTCCTTCGCGCGTTGCGCGAGTACTCGCAGCGCTCCCGTCGCTTCGGCAAGTAG
- the coaA gene encoding type I pantothenate kinase produces MAKSPRTSDSSPYLDFHRDDWRHRRAQMPQVLTEDEVAKLSGIGENLDMQEVEDIYLPISRLIHLQVRARQKLTKATETFIGDDPGHVPFIIGIAGSVAVGKSTTARVLQVLLQRWDSHPRVDLITTDGFLYPSKVLKERNLMDRKGFPESYNRRDLMRFVTEVKSGQPLVKAPIYSHFAYDIIPGEFIEVRQPDIIILEGLNVLQTGPTLMVSDLFDFSIYVDALTTDIERWYIDRFMKLRNTAFREPGAHFAHYADIDEAQARHKARDIWQSINLPNLVENIAPTRIRASLVLRKGADHSVQWVRMRKM; encoded by the coding sequence ATGGCGAAATCTCCCCGCACTTCGGATTCGAGCCCTTATTTGGACTTTCACCGCGACGATTGGCGGCACCGACGTGCGCAAATGCCACAAGTCTTGACGGAGGACGAAGTAGCCAAGCTCAGTGGTATCGGCGAGAACCTCGATATGCAGGAAGTTGAAGACATTTACCTTCCGATCTCTCGCCTGATTCACCTCCAGGTACGGGCCAGACAAAAACTTACGAAGGCTACAGAGACGTTTATCGGTGATGACCCAGGCCACGTGCCATTCATTATCGGGATTGCGGGGTCGGTGGCCGTCGGCAAGTCAACGACTGCCCGTGTACTGCAGGTGTTGCTACAGCGTTGGGACTCTCATCCTCGAGTGGACCTCATCACCACCGACGGGTTCCTCTATCCCAGCAAAGTGCTCAAAGAGCGCAACCTGATGGACCGCAAAGGATTCCCGGAATCCTACAACCGGCGCGACCTCATGCGCTTTGTCACCGAGGTCAAGTCGGGTCAACCACTGGTCAAAGCGCCGATATATTCTCACTTCGCCTACGACATCATCCCAGGCGAGTTCATTGAGGTCCGCCAGCCGGACATCATCATTCTCGAAGGGCTCAACGTCCTCCAAACCGGCCCGACCCTCATGGTGTCCGACCTCTTCGACTTCTCAATTTATGTCGACGCCCTCACCACCGATATTGAACGCTGGTACATCGACCGCTTCATGAAGCTTCGCAACACCGCGTTTCGAGAGCCCGGCGCGCACTTTGCGCACTATGCCGACATCGATGAGGCGCAGGCCCGTCACAAGGCACGCGATATTTGGCAGTCCATCAACCTGCCGAACCTAGTGGAAAACATTGCCCCCACCCGTATCCGTGCCTCGCTCGTGCTACGCAAAGGCGCCGACCATTCAGTGCAGTGGGTCCGCATGCGCAAAATGTAG
- the glyA gene encoding serine hydroxymethyltransferase: MSEDLRYQDLATFDPEVHEAIVQELSRQRNTLEMIASENFVPRAVLQAQGSVFTNKYAEGYPGRRYYGGCEHADVVEDLARDRAKELFGAKYANVQPHSGAQANAAVLMALCEPGDTILGLSLAHGGHLTHGMKINFSGKLYNVAAYEVEKDTCTIDMEKLREQAREVKPKVIIAGWSAYPRHEDFAEFRSIADEVGAYLWVDMAHFAGLVAAGLHPSPVPHAHVVSSTVHKTIGGPRSGFILTNDLELHKKLNSAVFPGQQGGPLVHVIAAKATAFKLAATEAFRNRQERTLEGAKILAERLTQPDAKEAGIDVVSGGTDVHLVLVDLRNSAMDGQQAEDLLHKAGITVNRNAVPFDPRPPAVTSGLRIGTPALATRGFGKEEFEEVAEIIAEALIQGENADVDALHARVDALAERFPLYPGLEDWKML; encoded by the coding sequence GTGTCTGAAGACCTCCGCTACCAGGATCTCGCTACTTTTGACCCCGAAGTTCACGAAGCGATCGTTCAGGAGCTGTCGCGCCAGCGAAACACGCTGGAGATGATTGCCTCCGAGAACTTCGTTCCGCGAGCAGTGCTGCAAGCACAGGGTTCGGTGTTTACAAACAAATATGCCGAAGGCTACCCAGGTCGTCGCTACTACGGTGGCTGCGAGCACGCCGACGTCGTTGAAGACCTGGCGCGCGACCGCGCGAAGGAGCTCTTCGGCGCGAAATACGCGAACGTGCAACCACACTCCGGTGCGCAGGCGAATGCGGCTGTGTTGATGGCGCTGTGCGAGCCGGGCGACACCATCTTGGGCCTCAGCCTCGCTCACGGTGGCCACCTGACGCACGGTATGAAGATCAACTTCTCCGGCAAGCTGTACAACGTCGCTGCGTACGAGGTTGAAAAAGACACGTGCACCATCGACATGGAGAAGCTGCGTGAACAGGCGCGCGAGGTCAAGCCGAAGGTGATCATCGCGGGTTGGTCCGCGTACCCTCGCCACGAGGACTTTGCTGAGTTCCGCTCGATCGCAGACGAGGTTGGTGCGTACTTGTGGGTCGATATGGCGCACTTCGCTGGCTTGGTTGCTGCTGGTCTGCACCCGTCGCCGGTGCCTCATGCACACGTTGTGTCCTCCACGGTGCACAAGACCATTGGTGGACCACGCTCCGGCTTCATCCTGACCAACGATCTCGAGCTGCACAAGAAACTCAACTCCGCAGTGTTCCCAGGCCAGCAGGGTGGCCCGCTGGTGCACGTGATCGCTGCGAAGGCTACCGCCTTCAAGCTCGCCGCGACGGAGGCTTTCCGTAACCGCCAGGAGCGCACGCTCGAGGGCGCAAAGATTCTCGCCGAGCGCTTGACCCAGCCAGACGCCAAGGAAGCCGGCATCGACGTCGTCTCCGGCGGCACCGATGTCCACCTTGTGCTAGTGGACCTGCGTAACTCCGCGATGGATGGCCAGCAGGCAGAGGATTTGCTGCATAAGGCTGGCATTACGGTGAACCGCAACGCCGTTCCTTTCGATCCGCGTCCGCCAGCCGTGACGTCGGGGCTGCGTATTGGCACCCCGGCGCTGGCGACCCGCGGCTTCGGCAAGGAAGAGTTCGAGGAAGTTGCGGAAATTATCGCCGAGGCGCTTATCCAGGGTGAGAACGCCGACGTCGACGCCCTGCACGCCCGCGTAGACGCGCTGGCGGAGCGGTTCCCGCTCTACCCGGGCCTCGAAGATTGGAAGATGCTCTAA
- a CDS encoding DUF5997 family protein: MTTQKPSGTAMKAATAAKKLGIYLPATPQEFQDNAVTHAQLRELQNNPPEWLQELRRNGPHPRPEVARKLGISITALKANDMDKPLTTEEINELLKNQPEWLSSARTTHSEQRQAEQQQ; the protein is encoded by the coding sequence ATGACTACACAGAAGCCATCCGGAACCGCGATGAAGGCCGCGACCGCCGCGAAGAAACTCGGGATCTACCTGCCAGCGACGCCGCAGGAGTTCCAAGACAATGCCGTGACGCACGCGCAACTGCGCGAATTACAGAACAATCCCCCAGAGTGGCTGCAGGAACTGCGCCGCAATGGGCCACACCCCCGCCCCGAGGTGGCGCGCAAACTCGGGATCTCAATCACCGCACTCAAAGCAAACGACATGGACAAGCCGCTCACCACTGAGGAGATCAACGAGCTGTTGAAAAACCAGCCGGAATGGTTGAGCTCGGCCCGCACCACTCATTCAGAGCAGCGCCAGGCCGAGCAGCAGCAGTAG
- a CDS encoding LysR family transcriptional regulator substrate-binding protein → MLSLAFVTGTEPGKWFKRFAQSTPHSLDTQGVDDPFADLLDETTSTSLALMRLPDDRITDEFHVVRLYTEAPGVAVPKDSLFAELGERVDYADLEGEIINWVYQPEASLEELRGALQVVAANVGVALAPLPLLKVLSKKQIACLEVWHAPLVETEIALVWRKADDGDEIQDFVGVAKGRTARSSRGSEPTAGTRRRKQVSDSRAAQGKRLYTKRGKKRKGAAGKTPRTGVKRRRRK, encoded by the coding sequence ATGCTATCGCTTGCTTTCGTCACCGGCACAGAGCCAGGGAAGTGGTTTAAACGCTTCGCACAGTCCACACCGCACTCGCTCGATACGCAAGGTGTCGACGACCCCTTCGCTGATCTCCTGGACGAGACGACTTCTACATCGCTGGCGCTGATGCGCCTGCCCGATGACCGTATTACCGATGAATTTCACGTGGTCCGTCTCTATACCGAGGCTCCCGGCGTTGCCGTGCCCAAGGACTCTTTGTTTGCAGAGCTTGGGGAGCGCGTCGATTACGCGGACCTCGAAGGCGAAATCATCAACTGGGTCTACCAGCCGGAGGCGTCACTTGAAGAGCTTCGTGGTGCATTGCAGGTCGTTGCGGCAAACGTTGGCGTGGCATTGGCCCCGTTGCCGTTGTTGAAGGTGCTCTCGAAGAAACAGATCGCGTGTTTGGAAGTTTGGCACGCTCCGCTGGTTGAAACTGAGATTGCATTGGTGTGGCGGAAAGCCGACGACGGTGACGAGATCCAGGACTTTGTGGGCGTCGCAAAAGGGCGCACCGCTCGCTCGTCGAGGGGGAGTGAGCCGACTGCTGGGACGAGGCGGCGCAAACAGGTGTCAGACTCCCGTGCTGCGCAGGGCAAACGCTTATATACGAAACGTGGGAAAAAGCGCAAGGGTGCGGCCGGGAAAACACCCCGAACGGGGGTGAAACGGAGGCGGCGAAAGTGA
- a CDS encoding LGFP repeat-containing protein produces MNYKKVFTSAVAATALAAGLVACSDGEGADSTATTAADGASGTATVTNIETATEAAETETAAETATDANGAEGSTESVSLTTADGEEVKVPTGLVQAIGQYADSEWGEPMKVTEHDGSWIVDFDNDHHVAWNENTGGAPIWGQIANVWLTNEGVMDKVGFPTAAETPLPNESGWFQEFEHGTIEWTRENNDTGAFAANIIEK; encoded by the coding sequence ATGAATTACAAGAAGGTTTTTACTTCCGCCGTTGCTGCTACCGCTCTGGCCGCAGGCTTGGTTGCTTGCTCTGACGGAGAGGGCGCCGATAGCACTGCTACCACCGCTGCGGATGGTGCTTCCGGCACCGCAACGGTGACCAACATCGAGACAGCTACAGAGGCAGCCGAGACGGAGACTGCTGCTGAGACCGCCACCGACGCTAATGGTGCAGAGGGCTCTACGGAGTCTGTCTCCTTGACTACCGCAGACGGTGAAGAGGTCAAGGTTCCAACCGGTCTGGTCCAGGCAATCGGCCAGTACGCTGACTCGGAGTGGGGCGAGCCGATGAAGGTTACGGAGCACGATGGCAGCTGGATCGTTGACTTTGACAATGACCACCACGTCGCCTGGAATGAAAACACCGGTGGCGCTCCGATCTGGGGCCAAATTGCTAACGTGTGGCTGACGAATGAAGGCGTTATGGACAAGGTTGGCTTCCCAACCGCAGCCGAGACCCCACTTCCAAATGAATCTGGCTGGTTCCAGGAGTTCGAGCACGGCACCATCGAGTGGACTCGTGAAAACAACGACACCGGCGCGTTCGCTGCAAACATCATCGAGAAGTAA
- a CDS encoding GNAT family N-acetyltransferase, protein MTKKGFTIRPIRPEDYPQVRSIYEMGLSTGNATYETRGLTWEQFSRAKIMETVFVAVDEHDDSRVLGWVAAAKASSRSVFHGVVEDSIYVHPDARGMGVSGALLDKLIATCIELDKWSIHSWIFPENEGSAGLHKSRGFEKVGTFHHMAKMSYGEREGQWRDSDIYELLLPKPGEKKPGKSQV, encoded by the coding sequence ATGACCAAAAAAGGGTTTACCATTCGACCAATCCGGCCAGAAGACTACCCGCAGGTGCGTAGCATCTACGAGATGGGTCTGAGTACCGGAAACGCAACTTACGAGACGCGCGGCTTGACATGGGAGCAGTTTTCCAGGGCGAAGATCATGGAAACGGTGTTTGTTGCCGTTGATGAACACGATGACTCGCGTGTGCTCGGATGGGTAGCTGCGGCGAAGGCGTCGTCGAGAAGCGTGTTCCATGGAGTAGTTGAAGACTCCATCTACGTGCATCCGGATGCGCGCGGCATGGGGGTATCCGGTGCGCTGCTAGACAAGCTCATCGCGACGTGCATCGAACTTGATAAGTGGTCGATTCACTCGTGGATCTTCCCGGAAAACGAAGGATCGGCAGGGCTGCACAAGTCGCGCGGGTTTGAGAAAGTTGGCACCTTCCATCACATGGCGAAAATGTCCTACGGTGAGCGGGAAGGCCAGTGGCGTGACTCGGACATCTACGAGCTGCTGTTGCCGAAGCCGGGAGAAAAGAAACCAGGCAAAAGCCAGGTCTAG
- a CDS encoding MDR family MFS transporter translates to MVNNTKPHVGLIFGALLITMLMSSLGQMIFSTALPTIVGELGGVDHMSWVISSFLVTMTIAMPINGKLGDRVGRKWPYIGSIGLFVIGSTLGGLAQSMQLLIIGRAVQGFGAGGMMVNSQAIIAEVVPARSRGKYMGVMGAVFGVSSVLGPVLGGWFTDGPGWRWGLWMNIPLGLLAMTVCTIVLHLRKGSRSAQSIDWLGTVLMAVATTSLILTTTWGGTQYEWSSPIILGISSLAVVAAALFVFVELRVPNPLIPMHLFRNRNMVLTTASGTVLGLAMTGALAYLPTYLQMVHELTPTNAGLMMLPMVIGILGTGTTVGFIIAKTGRYKVYPIIGMAIVSVGLFLFSQLEVSTPLTTLGIYMFIFGFGLGLVMQVLVLIVQNSFPLAMVGTATATNNFFRQIGSAIGASLIGSLFIHNMTEELAERLPKALASMAPSEAAPYAEQFSSAGGHNSLTPHAVAQLPDVLRDAVLNSYNDGLTPVFLLMVPLAAVALVLLFPVREDPLKETLD, encoded by the coding sequence GTGGTAAACAACACTAAGCCACACGTTGGCCTGATCTTTGGAGCGCTACTCATCACGATGCTGATGAGCTCATTGGGCCAGATGATTTTCTCCACTGCCCTGCCGACGATTGTCGGTGAGCTTGGTGGCGTAGATCACATGAGCTGGGTGATTTCGTCGTTCCTGGTCACGATGACAATCGCGATGCCAATTAATGGCAAGCTCGGTGACAGGGTCGGACGCAAGTGGCCTTATATTGGCTCGATTGGCCTGTTCGTCATTGGTTCCACCTTGGGTGGGCTTGCACAGTCAATGCAGCTGCTCATTATCGGGCGCGCCGTCCAAGGCTTTGGCGCTGGCGGCATGATGGTCAACTCCCAGGCAATCATCGCGGAGGTGGTTCCAGCTCGTAGCCGTGGCAAGTACATGGGTGTGATGGGGGCAGTATTCGGCGTTTCTTCCGTGCTTGGCCCCGTGTTGGGCGGCTGGTTTACGGATGGCCCCGGCTGGCGTTGGGGCCTTTGGATGAACATCCCGCTGGGGCTTCTCGCGATGACGGTCTGCACAATCGTGCTCCACCTACGCAAGGGGTCGCGGTCAGCACAGAGCATCGACTGGCTGGGCACCGTGCTCATGGCGGTTGCCACGACTTCTCTTATTTTGACCACAACGTGGGGTGGCACTCAGTATGAGTGGTCCTCGCCTATCATTTTGGGTATTTCCTCGCTTGCGGTTGTCGCTGCAGCGCTGTTCGTCTTCGTTGAGCTGCGCGTACCGAACCCGCTCATCCCCATGCACTTGTTCCGCAATCGCAACATGGTCTTGACGACGGCCTCCGGAACCGTGCTGGGACTGGCTATGACCGGTGCGCTTGCTTACCTGCCTACCTACCTGCAGATGGTGCACGAACTCACGCCAACGAACGCGGGGCTGATGATGCTGCCAATGGTCATCGGCATCTTGGGCACTGGCACTACCGTGGGGTTCATTATCGCGAAAACGGGCCGCTACAAGGTCTACCCGATCATCGGTATGGCCATCGTTTCGGTCGGACTCTTCCTCTTCTCGCAGCTCGAAGTGTCCACACCGCTGACCACGCTGGGTATCTACATGTTCATTTTTGGGTTCGGACTCGGCTTAGTCATGCAGGTACTGGTACTTATTGTCCAGAACTCGTTCCCACTAGCAATGGTCGGTACTGCAACAGCGACGAACAACTTCTTCCGACAGATCGGCTCCGCGATCGGTGCGTCGCTTATTGGTTCGCTGTTCATTCACAATATGACGGAGGAGCTCGCGGAACGCCTGCCAAAAGCATTGGCCTCGATGGCCCCTAGCGAGGCAGCCCCTTACGCCGAGCAATTCTCGAGCGCCGGTGGGCACAACTCCCTCACCCCGCACGCGGTTGCACAACTGCCTGACGTACTGCGCGACGCCGTCCTTAATAGTTACAACGACGGCCTGACCCCAGTGTTCTTACTGATGGTCCCATTGGCCGCCGTTGCGTTGGTGCTGCTCTTCCCGGTCCGGGAGGACCCGCTGAAAGAGACGCTGGACTAG
- a CDS encoding TetR/AcrR family transcriptional regulator, whose amino-acid sequence MNFPDQSEGLRQRKRRETRQRIFDTAASLVARDGYDNVTVEEICQGAGISRRTFFNYMDSKDDAVLGPFPLEFTSESFARIADESSTNMLSLVIDAMEESGAEDRAEDACRIQRLMQDNPSLANAMLARKRDTLRHLEQAVREHFASHPEDRRLDVTIEAEARIVVELFRTTLVLYARSLHFQEEGSPKEQARSVAAVVTKYAKELQW is encoded by the coding sequence GTGAATTTTCCCGATCAGTCAGAAGGTCTCCGGCAGCGAAAGCGCCGCGAAACACGGCAGCGAATCTTCGATACAGCTGCATCGCTTGTGGCACGCGACGGCTATGACAATGTCACAGTCGAGGAGATCTGCCAAGGTGCAGGCATTTCACGGCGGACGTTCTTCAACTACATGGACTCAAAAGATGACGCTGTGCTTGGTCCCTTCCCTCTCGAGTTCACCAGCGAGAGCTTTGCACGCATTGCTGATGAGTCGTCCACGAACATGTTGTCCCTGGTAATCGATGCAATGGAAGAATCAGGTGCCGAAGATCGAGCCGAGGATGCCTGCCGAATCCAGCGGCTCATGCAGGACAACCCATCGTTGGCAAACGCGATGCTGGCCCGCAAACGCGATACGCTACGACACCTCGAGCAGGCTGTGCGTGAGCATTTTGCGAGCCACCCCGAAGACCGCCGTCTAGATGTCACCATAGAGGCAGAAGCCCGAATCGTTGTGGAACTTTTTCGGACAACGCTTGTGCTTTATGCGCGAAGCCTTCATTTCCAAGAGGAGGGTTCGCCGAAGGAGCAGGCTCGTAGCGTAGCTGCCGTCGTCACGAAGTATGCAAAGGAGTTGCAGTGGTAA